The following coding sequences lie in one Rhizobium binae genomic window:
- a CDS encoding electron transfer flavoprotein subunit beta/FixA family protein, translating to MKILVPVKRVVDYNVKIRVKPDGSGVELANVKMSMNPFDEISVEEALRLKEAGKAEEVVVVSIGPAKAEETLRTALAMGADRAILVETDDQVEPLAVAKILKGVADAEQPGLIIVGKQAIDDDSNQTGQMLAALLGSAQATFASKIEIDAAVPGGKAEVTREVDGGLQTIEIKLPAVITTDLRLNEPRYASLPNIMKAKKKPLDKKSPADFGVSTTPRLKVLKTEEPSGRKAGVKVKSVAELVDRLKNEAGVL from the coding sequence ATGAAGATTCTCGTGCCCGTCAAACGGGTTGTCGACTACAACGTGAAGATCCGGGTGAAGCCGGATGGTTCGGGTGTCGAGCTTGCCAATGTGAAGATGTCGATGAACCCGTTCGACGAGATCTCGGTGGAAGAGGCGCTGCGGCTGAAGGAGGCCGGCAAGGCAGAAGAAGTGGTGGTCGTGTCGATCGGTCCGGCCAAGGCCGAGGAAACCTTGCGCACCGCCCTGGCCATGGGCGCCGACCGGGCGATCCTGGTCGAGACCGACGATCAGGTCGAGCCGCTCGCCGTCGCCAAGATTCTCAAAGGTGTGGCCGATGCCGAACAGCCCGGCCTCATCATCGTCGGCAAGCAGGCGATCGACGATGATAGCAACCAGACCGGCCAGATGCTGGCGGCGCTGCTCGGTTCGGCCCAGGCGACCTTCGCCTCGAAGATCGAGATCGACGCTGCCGTCCCTGGGGGCAAGGCTGAGGTGACCCGCGAGGTCGACGGCGGCCTGCAGACGATCGAGATCAAGCTGCCGGCGGTCATCACCACCGATCTGAGGCTCAATGAACCGCGTTATGCCTCGCTGCCGAACATCATGAAGGCGAAGAAGAAGCCGCTCGACAAGAAGAGCCCTGCCGATTTCGGCGTCTCCACGACGCCGCGGCTGAAGGTGTTGAAGACCGAGGAGCCGAGTGGCCGCAAGGCCGGCGTCAAGGTCAAGTCGGTCGCTGAGCTGGTCGACAGGCTGAAGAACGAAGCCGGCGTGCTGTAA
- a CDS encoding electron transfer flavoprotein subunit alpha/FixB family protein, with translation MTILLLADHDGNHLSDQTAKALTAASKIGSDVHVLVAGKAAKAAAEQATKLSGVSKVLLAESDALANNLAEPLADLVVSLAGSYDTIVSAATSVGKTVLPRVAALLDVAQVSEIIEVVSPDTFKRPIYAGNAIQTVQASDARKVITVRTASFASAPEGGSASVEAIAAVSDPGLSRFVSDALSTSERPELTSAKVIISGGRALGSAEKFKEVILPVADKLGAAVGASRAAVDAGYAPNDWQVGQTGKVVAPDLYIACGISGAIQHLAGMKDSKVIVAINKDEEAPIFQVADYGLVADLFDALPELQKAL, from the coding sequence ATGACCATTCTTCTTCTGGCCGACCATGACGGCAATCACCTCTCCGACCAGACCGCCAAGGCGCTGACCGCTGCCTCAAAGATCGGCTCCGACGTGCATGTGCTGGTCGCCGGCAAGGCCGCCAAGGCTGCCGCCGAACAGGCTACCAAGCTTTCCGGCGTTTCCAAGGTGCTGCTGGCCGAAAGCGATGCGCTTGCCAACAATCTCGCCGAGCCGCTTGCCGATCTGGTCGTCTCGCTCGCCGGCTCCTATGACACGATCGTCTCGGCCGCCACCTCGGTCGGCAAGACGGTGCTGCCGCGGGTCGCCGCTCTGCTCGATGTCGCCCAGGTGTCGGAGATCATCGAGGTCGTCAGCCCCGATACCTTCAAGCGGCCGATCTATGCCGGCAACGCCATCCAGACGGTGCAGGCAAGCGATGCCAGGAAGGTGATCACCGTGCGCACCGCCTCGTTTGCCTCGGCGCCGGAAGGCGGCTCGGCCAGCGTCGAGGCGATCGCGGCTGTTTCCGATCCAGGCCTGTCGCGCTTCGTCTCCGATGCGCTGTCGACGTCCGAACGTCCGGAACTGACCTCGGCCAAAGTCATCATCTCGGGCGGCCGGGCGCTCGGTTCGGCCGAGAAATTCAAGGAGGTGATCCTGCCGGTTGCCGACAAGCTGGGGGCCGCCGTCGGTGCATCGCGCGCCGCCGTCGATGCCGGTTATGCGCCGAACGACTGGCAGGTCGGCCAGACCGGCAAGGTGGTGGCGCCCGATCTCTATATCGCCTGCGGCATCTCCGGGGCCATCCAGCATCTCGCCGGCATGAAGGATAGTAAGGTGATCGTCGCCATCAACAAGGACGAGGAGGCGCCGATCTTCCAGGTTGCCGATTACGGCCTTGTCGCCGATCTGTTCGACGCCCTGCCGGAATTGCAAAAGGCGCTTTAA
- a CDS encoding dimethylsulfonioproprionate lyase family protein, with protein MARMAGRPIRPGADLLLNDEEKPAYIRLHDIGRERRPRPLQEFLNDVGGLMLSADAPAVASFVAGKVLQRLLKTGKVHPEGGPLPGVPEGLDDAIGHLARSGRKYEAIAGQFKHLADRLLWRRGRTGPFASLNFGNTHSHAVLVGPGGMEERADLRVGVIYMDRYTRFPDHVQTQPRAFILLSPAEICLGDSQWFSAATGTVFANDAGQSFAIRCTAQPLLAVWCQVEPG; from the coding sequence GTGGCGCGCATGGCGGGACGTCCAATCAGGCCGGGTGCCGACCTTCTCCTGAACGATGAGGAAAAGCCGGCCTACATAAGGCTGCACGACATCGGAAGGGAAAGGCGTCCCCGACCGCTGCAGGAATTTCTCAACGACGTCGGGGGGTTGATGCTGTCGGCCGACGCTCCGGCCGTTGCCAGTTTCGTTGCGGGCAAGGTCCTTCAGAGGCTGCTCAAGACAGGCAAGGTGCACCCGGAAGGAGGCCCTCTTCCCGGGGTGCCCGAGGGATTGGATGACGCCATCGGTCATTTGGCGAGATCCGGACGGAAATACGAGGCGATCGCCGGCCAGTTCAAGCACCTCGCCGACAGGCTGCTCTGGAGACGCGGCCGCACTGGCCCGTTTGCCAGTCTGAACTTCGGCAATACACACTCTCATGCGGTTCTTGTCGGTCCTGGCGGCATGGAGGAGCGCGCCGATCTCCGGGTGGGCGTGATCTACATGGATCGCTACACCCGCTTCCCCGATCATGTTCAGACGCAGCCCCGCGCCTTCATTCTGCTTTCGCCGGCAGAAATCTGCCTTGGCGATTCCCAGTGGTTTTCTGCCGCGACCGGAACGGTCTTCGCGAATGATGCGGGGCAATCCTTCGCGATCAGATGTACGGCCCAGCCGCTTCTCGCGGTATGGTGTCAGGTCGAGCCGGGATGA
- a CDS encoding S-(hydroxymethyl)glutathione dehydrogenase/class III alcohol dehydrogenase has protein sequence MDVRAAVAVQAGKPLEVMTVQLEGPKAGEVLVEVKATGICHTDDFTLSGADPEGLFPAILGHEGAGIVVDVGPGVTAVKKGDHVIPLYTPECRECYSCLSRKTNLCTAIRSTQGQGVMPDGTSRFSIGKDKIHHYMGCSTFANYTVLPEIALAKVNPDAPFDKICYIGCGVTTGIGAVINTAKVEIGSTAIVFGLGGIGLNVLQGLRLAGADMIIGVDINPDRKAWGEKFGMTHFVNPKEVGDDIVPYLVNMTKRSGDLIGGADYTFDCTGNTKVMRQALEASHRGWGKSIIIGVAGAGQEISTRPFQLVTGRNWMGTAFGGARGRTDVPKIVDWYMQGKIQIDPMITHTMPLEDINKGFELMHKGESIRGVVVY, from the coding sequence ATGGACGTTCGCGCCGCCGTAGCCGTTCAGGCTGGAAAACCGCTCGAAGTGATGACCGTGCAGCTGGAAGGGCCGAAGGCCGGCGAAGTGCTGGTCGAGGTCAAGGCGACCGGCATCTGCCATACCGACGATTTCACGCTGTCCGGCGCCGATCCGGAAGGCCTGTTCCCGGCGATCCTCGGCCATGAGGGTGCCGGCATCGTCGTCGATGTCGGCCCCGGCGTCACCGCGGTGAAGAAGGGCGACCACGTCATCCCGCTCTACACACCGGAATGCCGCGAATGCTATTCCTGCCTCAGCCGCAAGACCAATCTCTGCACCGCCATCCGTTCGACCCAGGGCCAGGGTGTGATGCCGGATGGGACCTCGCGCTTCTCGATCGGCAAGGACAAGATCCACCATTATATGGGCTGCTCGACCTTCGCCAATTACACGGTGCTGCCGGAGATCGCCCTTGCCAAGGTCAATCCCGACGCCCCCTTCGACAAGATCTGCTACATCGGCTGCGGTGTGACGACCGGCATCGGCGCGGTGATCAACACTGCCAAGGTCGAGATCGGTTCGACGGCGATCGTCTTCGGCCTCGGCGGCATCGGCCTCAACGTGCTGCAGGGCTTAAGGCTCGCCGGCGCCGACATGATCATCGGCGTTGACATCAATCCTGACCGCAAGGCCTGGGGCGAGAAGTTCGGCATGACGCACTTCGTCAATCCGAAGGAGGTCGGCGACGACATCGTCCCCTATCTCGTCAATATGACGAAGCGGAGCGGCGACCTGATCGGCGGCGCGGACTACACCTTCGACTGCACCGGCAACACCAAGGTGATGCGCCAGGCGCTGGAAGCATCCCACCGCGGCTGGGGCAAATCGATCATCATCGGCGTTGCCGGCGCCGGCCAGGAAATCTCCACCCGGCCGTTCCAGCTGGTCACCGGCCGCAACTGGATGGGCACCGCCTTCGGCGGCGCGCGCGGTCGCACCGACGTGCCGAAGATCGTCGACTGGTACATGCAGGGCAAGATCCAGATCGACCCGATGATCACCCACACCATGCCGCTCGAAGACATCAACAAGGGCTTCGAGCTGATGCACAAGGGTGAAAGCATCCGGGGCGTGGTGGTCTACTGA
- the fghA gene encoding S-formylglutathione hydrolase: MKTISTDKSYGGTQGVYVDRSEACGCDMTFAVFVPPQAAEGKRPVLWYLSGLTCTHANVMDKGEYRRLAAELGLIIVCPDTSPRGDHVPDEPDNWQFGKGAGFYVDATEPPFSTNYRMYSYTADELPRLLAEEFPADMDRQGIFGHSMGGHGAITIALKNPERFRSCSAFAPISHPSVSGWSKPALRKYLGADEKAWRAYDACSLIEDGHRFSEFFIDQGTADSFLEDGLRPEELRQACEAAGIPLKLRMQEGYGHSYFFISTFMEDHLRWHAQRLE, encoded by the coding sequence ATGAAAACCATCTCGACCGACAAGTCTTACGGCGGCACGCAAGGGGTCTACGTCGATCGCTCAGAGGCCTGCGGCTGCGACATGACCTTTGCGGTCTTCGTGCCACCTCAGGCGGCCGAAGGCAAACGTCCGGTTCTGTGGTACCTGTCCGGCCTGACCTGCACCCATGCCAATGTCATGGACAAGGGCGAGTATCGGCGGCTTGCCGCCGAGCTCGGGCTGATCATCGTCTGCCCGGATACCAGCCCCCGCGGCGATCATGTGCCCGATGAACCCGACAACTGGCAGTTCGGCAAGGGCGCCGGCTTCTATGTCGATGCCACCGAGCCGCCGTTTTCGACAAATTATCGGATGTACAGCTACACTGCCGACGAACTGCCGCGCCTCCTCGCCGAGGAATTTCCAGCGGACATGGACCGCCAGGGAATCTTCGGCCATTCGATGGGGGGACACGGCGCCATCACCATCGCGCTCAAGAACCCGGAGCGCTTCCGGAGCTGCTCGGCCTTCGCGCCGATCAGCCACCCCTCGGTTTCCGGCTGGTCGAAACCGGCCTTGCGGAAATATCTCGGCGCCGATGAGAAGGCCTGGAGGGCCTACGATGCCTGCTCGCTGATCGAGGACGGGCACCGGTTCTCGGAATTCTTCATCGACCAGGGAACGGCGGACAGCTTCCTGGAGGACGGGTTGCGCCCAGAGGAGCTCCGGCAAGCCTGCGAGGCGGCCGGAATTCCCCTCAAGCTTCGCATGCAGGAAGGCTACGGCCATTCCTACTTCTTCATTTCGACTTTCATGGAAGACCATCTGCGCTGGCACGCGCAGAGGCTCGAATGA
- the gfa gene encoding S-(hydroxymethyl)glutathione synthase, with translation MSSIAIHPAVDSGFRATDAAFTGGTLVCNCASNPVKVRIKGDIAHNHACGCTKCWKPEGAVFSIVAVVPTASVEVLENGDKLAVVDSAALIQRHACKECGVHMYGPVEREHPFQGLSFIHPERFQESGWAKPTFAAFVSSIIESGFDPAKMDMIRAQLKASGLEPYDCLSPALMDYIATWTAKKSGVLAA, from the coding sequence ATGAGCAGTATAGCCATTCATCCGGCAGTGGATTCAGGCTTTCGAGCGACTGACGCTGCTTTCACGGGCGGGACGCTCGTATGTAATTGCGCGAGCAATCCGGTCAAGGTGAGGATCAAGGGTGATATCGCCCATAACCACGCCTGCGGCTGCACCAAGTGCTGGAAGCCGGAAGGTGCGGTCTTCTCGATCGTAGCGGTCGTGCCGACGGCGAGCGTCGAGGTGCTCGAGAACGGCGACAAGCTCGCGGTCGTTGACTCCGCAGCCCTGATCCAGCGGCACGCCTGCAAGGAATGCGGCGTGCATATGTATGGGCCGGTCGAGCGCGAACACCCGTTCCAGGGACTGTCGTTCATCCATCCTGAGCGCTTCCAGGAAAGCGGCTGGGCAAAACCGACCTTTGCGGCTTTCGTGTCGTCGATCATCGAAAGCGGCTTCGATCCCGCCAAGATGGATATGATCAGAGCACAACTGAAGGCGTCGGGTCTCGAGCCCTATGATTGCCTTTCGCCGGCGCTGATGGACTATATCGCGACCTGGACCGCCAAGAAGAGCGGCGTGCTCGCCGCTTGA
- a CDS encoding GlxA family transcriptional regulator translates to MRPEQHRLIDDGAKQPARLKVGFVLSRSFTLSAFALFVDTLRLASDEQDRSGRVLADWQVIGSTRHLITSSCGVQVAPTSDFVDPSRFDYIVVVGGLLTVENPVDQQTITFLRQADAKKVPLIGVCTGSFILAAAGLMKRHESCVSWLHYKEFRERFPELAVRSDRLFNLDRQRGSCAGGSSAADMAALLVRKYISRDAERNALEVLQIEKARTPSDIQPRRPLYDDYDDARVKAAMITMEQFVDGSMPIEKLAAMVGLSRRQLERIFIEKTGMSPAKAYNRVRMERAKSILAQSKAPLIEIALDVGFENASQFTRTFKRTFGQTPSQHRAAALRAH, encoded by the coding sequence ATGCGACCTGAGCAGCATCGGTTGATAGACGATGGCGCAAAACAGCCGGCCCGACTGAAGGTGGGCTTCGTTCTATCGCGGTCCTTCACGCTGTCGGCCTTCGCCCTGTTTGTGGATACGCTGAGACTCGCCAGCGACGAGCAGGATCGTTCCGGGAGGGTACTTGCCGACTGGCAGGTGATCGGCAGCACGCGGCACCTGATCACGTCGAGCTGCGGCGTCCAGGTGGCGCCGACCTCGGATTTTGTCGATCCCTCAAGGTTCGATTACATCGTTGTCGTCGGCGGCCTGCTGACGGTCGAAAATCCGGTCGACCAGCAGACGATCACCTTCCTGCGACAGGCGGATGCGAAGAAAGTGCCGCTGATCGGCGTTTGCACCGGCTCGTTTATCCTTGCGGCGGCGGGCCTGATGAAACGGCACGAATCCTGTGTCAGCTGGTTGCATTACAAGGAATTTCGGGAGCGATTTCCGGAGCTTGCCGTCCGTTCCGACCGGCTCTTCAATCTCGATCGGCAGCGCGGATCCTGCGCCGGGGGCAGTAGCGCGGCCGACATGGCGGCATTGCTCGTGCGGAAGTACATCAGCCGCGACGCCGAACGAAACGCGCTTGAGGTGCTTCAGATCGAGAAGGCCCGAACGCCATCGGATATTCAGCCGCGGCGACCGCTCTATGACGACTATGACGACGCCCGCGTCAAGGCGGCGATGATCACCATGGAGCAGTTCGTCGACGGCAGCATGCCGATCGAGAAGCTTGCGGCCATGGTCGGTCTTTCCAGACGCCAGCTGGAGCGAATCTTCATCGAGAAGACGGGCATGTCGCCCGCCAAGGCCTATAACCGCGTTCGCATGGAACGGGCAAAATCGATCCTTGCCCAGTCGAAGGCGCCGCTCATCGAGATCGCGTTGGACGTCGGTTTCGAAAACGCCTCGCAGTTCACGCGGACGTTCAAGCGCACATTCGGGCAAACGCCCTCGCAGCATCGCGCGGCGGCCTTGAGAGCGCACTGA
- a CDS encoding acyltransferase, protein MDQANSVPLSADEQRESRRLQYLPWERIAADLDHPAHLARKAELRQSCDAELAETSYIAENAAIYTESLRMGERSWIAGHALVRGDVILGDDCSINPYACVSGKVTCGNGVRIASHASIVGFNHGFDDPDRPIHRQGVVSIGIVIGDDVWIGANCVILDGVTIGNGAIIAAGAVVTQDIPALAIAGGVPAKVLRSRGAPARRSGIGEIEDRLVRLGQKAKEQWPDIVARWKTPECYESLGADGIRRPAIRHLCDAIEIAAGFEQLPPGLDPAQTVERLQGLQDRRTGLFPELHSRVHGRALREDPKALYNVLSVGYALELLGSGPRHSIQAVQIDASELEQWLSALPWSSRAWHAGSVVDAIGTAMYFNARYFGIKGPRLALFEWLSRNANGVSGLWGEPTALEGWLQPVNGFYRLTRGTYAQFGMPLPHPHAAIETVHLNYRNHKGFVAEKYNACNLLDTIHPLLLIGRQTDYRRADGGAIARDVISRGLDRWRDGEGFPFADGGEASLQGTEMWLSVMHLAADFLGLADQFAFLPKGVHRTATPGLGL, encoded by the coding sequence ATGGACCAAGCCAATAGCGTCCCCTTATCGGCAGACGAGCAGCGCGAATCGCGTCGGCTGCAATATCTCCCCTGGGAGCGCATCGCGGCGGATCTCGACCATCCCGCTCACCTCGCCCGCAAGGCGGAGCTTCGACAGTCATGCGACGCCGAATTGGCCGAGACTTCGTATATCGCCGAAAATGCTGCGATCTATACCGAGAGCCTGAGGATGGGCGAGCGGTCCTGGATTGCAGGACATGCGCTTGTGCGAGGCGACGTGATCCTCGGCGACGATTGCTCGATCAATCCCTATGCCTGCGTTTCCGGCAAGGTGACGTGCGGCAATGGGGTCAGAATTGCCTCGCATGCATCGATCGTCGGCTTCAATCACGGCTTCGACGATCCCGATCGGCCCATCCATCGCCAGGGCGTCGTCAGCATCGGCATCGTCATCGGCGATGATGTTTGGATCGGCGCCAATTGCGTGATCCTCGATGGCGTCACCATCGGCAACGGCGCCATCATTGCTGCCGGGGCGGTGGTCACGCAAGATATTCCCGCCCTCGCGATTGCCGGCGGCGTACCGGCAAAAGTGCTGCGGAGCCGGGGCGCACCGGCCAGGAGATCCGGCATTGGAGAGATCGAAGATCGACTGGTCAGGCTCGGACAGAAGGCGAAAGAGCAATGGCCTGATATCGTCGCGCGCTGGAAAACACCTGAGTGCTATGAATCGCTGGGAGCGGACGGGATCAGGCGGCCGGCGATCCGGCATCTCTGTGATGCCATCGAGATCGCGGCCGGCTTCGAACAGCTGCCGCCCGGGCTCGATCCAGCGCAAACCGTCGAGCGTCTCCAGGGTCTTCAGGATCGGCGGACCGGCCTTTTCCCGGAACTGCATTCGCGTGTGCACGGCCGGGCTTTGAGGGAGGATCCGAAGGCGCTCTACAATGTGCTTTCAGTCGGTTATGCGCTCGAGCTGCTCGGCTCCGGACCACGGCACAGCATCCAGGCGGTTCAGATCGATGCTTCGGAGCTGGAGCAATGGCTGAGCGCCCTGCCTTGGTCGAGCCGGGCGTGGCACGCCGGCAGCGTCGTCGACGCCATCGGAACCGCCATGTACTTCAACGCCAGGTATTTCGGCATCAAAGGGCCGCGGCTGGCGCTCTTCGAGTGGCTGAGCCGCAATGCCAACGGTGTCTCCGGCCTCTGGGGCGAGCCGACGGCGCTGGAGGGATGGCTCCAGCCGGTGAACGGCTTTTACCGCCTGACGCGCGGCACCTATGCGCAGTTCGGCATGCCGCTTCCACATCCGCATGCCGCGATCGAGACCGTTCATCTGAATTATCGCAATCACAAAGGCTTCGTTGCCGAGAAATACAATGCGTGCAACCTTCTCGATACGATCCATCCGCTGCTGCTGATCGGGCGGCAGACCGATTACCGCCGGGCCGACGGCGGGGCGATCGCGCGCGACGTGATCTCCAGGGGGCTCGACAGATGGCGGGACGGCGAAGGCTTCCCATTCGCCGACGGCGGCGAAGCGAGCCTGCAGGGAACGGAAATGTGGCTTTCGGTCATGCACTTGGCGGCCGACTTCCTCGGCCTGGCGGATCAGTTCGCCTTCCTGCCGAAGGGCGTTCATCGTACGGCGACACCCGGCCTCGGCCTCTGA
- a CDS encoding Lrp/AsnC family transcriptional regulator yields MATETDIFSELDQFDRKILVALAEDGRLSITDLAARVGLSKTPCQIRFKRLISDGYIEGFKAVLNPSKMQLDHIAFVEVKLSDTREDALKSFNEAIKKIREVEECHMIAGRFDYLLKIRTRDIGRYRRVLGERISTLPHVANTSTNVAMETIKEGWDKFGSSLS; encoded by the coding sequence ATGGCCACAGAAACCGACATCTTTAGTGAATTGGACCAGTTCGACAGAAAGATCCTTGTCGCACTCGCCGAGGATGGCAGGCTGTCGATCACCGATCTCGCCGCGCGCGTCGGGCTTTCGAAGACGCCGTGCCAGATCCGCTTCAAAAGGCTGATCAGCGATGGCTACATCGAAGGCTTCAAGGCCGTCCTCAATCCATCGAAGATGCAGCTGGACCACATCGCCTTCGTCGAAGTGAAACTCTCCGACACGCGCGAGGATGCGCTGAAAAGCTTCAACGAGGCCATCAAGAAGATCAGGGAAGTCGAGGAGTGCCACATGATCGCCGGCCGGTTCGACTATCTCCTGAAGATCCGCACCCGCGACATCGGCCGCTACCGTCGCGTGCTGGGCGAGCGCATCTCGACACTCCCCCATGTTGCCAACACCTCGACCAATGTGGCGATGGAGACGATCAAGGAAGGCTGGGACAAATTCGGCTCAAGCCTTTCGTGA